From Spirochaetales bacterium:
GTATCGCTTTTATTTTTTCGAATCCGTCCGAAGTCAGCATATCGTTGAGGTTGAATCCGAACCGTTTAAGATATGACACCGTTTCCTCAATCGTCTTTGCGAGTAATAAAACCAGTTCCCCGTCAGGTTTCGCCGGACTTTCTCCAGGTTTTGCTTCGTTGCCGCTTCCGTAGACGGCAAGGGCTTTCCTCAAGTTTTTGAGGATTCCGCAGTAATCGACGATAAGTCCGTTCTCTTTTCCTTCATTGACCCTGTTCGCCCGTGCGATCGCCTGCATTAATGTATGTGCTTTCAGCGGTTTGTCCAGATAAAGGGTCGAAAGGCTTTTGACGTCAAATCCGGTCATCCACATGGCGCATACAAAGGCGATACGGAAGGGGTGATCTTCTTTCTTGAAAGCCGTTTCGACATCGATGCGTTTACCGTCCGTTGTATCGAATCCGTTTTTTATGAGCCTTCTGTGTGGTTCTATATCGATATTCCATTTTCTGAACTTGTCCACCTCACCCTGTTCTTCACTCAGAATCACCGCCATCTGTGTTTCCGTCATCCATTCCTTTTTTCTTATAAGGGCAGGCACTTCCTGCGGATCTTTTTCCGTATCGATTAATCGGGATGTTTCGTCGATTTTCCTTTCCCAGTAATTCCCGACAAGCAGGTACATTCTCACCGTGGTGATTTTATCGAGACAAATCACCATCGCCTTCCCGGTTTCCCACCGGTCCGTATAATGATCGACAATATCCTTCGCGATCGCATCGAGTCGTTTCCCGGCCGTCATGATATGGTATTCCCGCGCCAGTTCTTTTTCGAGCAATGCCTGCCGGTCGACATCGAGTATTTCGCCTTCAAGCGCTTCCGCCATTTTTTCGTTTATGCGTTCCGTTGACAGTTTGAGCTTTTCCCCCCTGCTTTCGTAATAGAGGGGGACCGTCGCCCCGTCGTCGACCGCCCGCTTGAAATCGTAGGTTGAAACATAGTCGCCGAATACCCGTTTGGTTATTTCATCGTCTTTGAAGAGGGGGGTGCCGGTAAACCCGATAAACGAGGCGTTCGGAATCGCGTTCCGCATGTTCAGCGCGAACGTCCCGTACTGTGTCCTGTGATTTTCATCGGAAAGAACGATGATGTCGCTTCGTTCCGAATACGGATCGTTCTTCGGCACCTCACGGTTGAATTTGTGAATCATGGTAAAGAGGAACGTGTGGTCTTCCCGGAACAATTCCTTCAAATGCTCGCCGCTTGAAGCCCTGCACCCTTCTTCTCTTACAAGGCCCACCCCCGTGAATGTCCGGTAAATCTGTCGTTCAAGGTCCTCCCTGTCGGTGACGATGAGAAAGGTGAAATTACCCGTCATCTTTCGACGGGTCTTTTTACAGAGAAAAACCATCGAATACGATTTTCCGCTTCCCTGTGTGTGCCAGAACACACCCAGTTTACCGCCGAGTGTTTTCCTTTTCCTTATTGCTTCGACCGCCCTGTTTACGCCAAGGTACTGGTGATTTCTCGCGAGTATCTTCACGCAGTGTCCCCTCGTTTCGTCAAAGAGAATGAAGTTTTCGACAATGTCCATGAAGCGCCCCTTGCTGCACATACCCTGAAGCATGATTTCGAAGTCGAGGCTTCCCTGTTCTTCTTCCTTCAACCGCTTCCAGTCCGTATATTGTTCATAGCTGCTTAATATGATTCCCGTTTTTGCTTCATCCCCGTTACTCAGGATGATCATCGCGTTGTAGTAAAATATATGGGGAATCGTGTCCATGTAATCCCTGAGGTTTTCGTCATACGCCCGCCTGACGTTTTTATGGGCCGCCTTCAATTCCATAAAAAGAAGCGGGATGCCGTTCACGAATCCGACGATATCCGCCCTCCGCCTGTACAGGGGGCCCTGTATCCACAACTCGCGTACCGCCAGGAAATTATTGTTTTCCGGATTGTCGAAATCGAATAGTTTCAGCCTCACGCTTTTTGTTTCGTTTTTTTCGTTTTTATAATTTACCAGAATTCCATTGATGCAGAGGTCATACTTTTCCCTGTTCTGGATTATAACGGATCGTGTATAGCTTATTTCGGAAAGTTCCTTTACCGCGCTCTCATAGACGGTATCCAGAAAGCCGGGATTTATTTTCGAAAGCGCCTGCTTCACGTACCGTTTGAGGATGACTTCCTTTTCAGACATCCTTCCCAGGGTTCCTTTTTCTCCTAGAACTTCATCGTTGTACGCGTAGATCGAATCCCAATAAAGGTTATCCTTGAAAAAATCGGCCGTTGTTTTCTGGACTAATCTGTCTTCGGAGAACTCGTGGGGCATGGGTTACCTCGGTATTTTTATTTCCACTGGTGTCTCAACCTTTATTTTAACCGGTGTATAAATATCGACGTCCACTTTCGGAGAATATATTGATACGACAAGTGAATATCTCGCCTTTTTGTTCCATTTTTGTAAATACTGTCTTTCACGCCACCATCCGATAACCGGATAAATCCCTATAAGATTACACGATGCCAAATCCATTGCAGTTCCCTTCCATATATCCGAATGAATAGAACCTTTTTCCCTGTTTGTTGCACCAAATAACCATTTATCGGAGGATGAATATTTATTTTCTTCATCTTCTTCTCTGGCAAGCTTATTAATCCTTTTAATAAAATCATTCAATTTTTCTGTTGATTTATTCAAGCGGAATCGTAGTCCGTGAGAAGCATACCTGTACCTGTCTTTCCATCCGATTTCACCCGGTCCCGGTTCAATAAAATAGGATAACGTCATCCGTAATTCCACTTCGATTTCTTTCAGGCTTATTAATTCTTCTTTGGGCCATGGAAGTTCATAGATATGCATATCTTTTGTTTTGTAGCTGTTATTCTTTTTATCGAATGGTTGTAGTTCGTTTTGAACTATCATTGTGAGTGAATTGCTTGTACACTCAATTGCTTTCTCAAAAGAAGGTATTCCGTACCCGCACGTTTTCAATAGCCTTGTATATTCCGTTTTATTTTCATTTGATAGAAATTGCTTTTTCATCGCATCCGACCAGTTTGCAGAGTGAACTATGAGTGCCCGTATTGTTTCGGGCCATGCTTCAGGATATCTCGATATTATTTGAGCCGCAAACCATGATGCCTTTGCGGCCGCACAGCTTGTCTGGTTCATAATACCGAATTGCCTTTCTATCGGTTTAAAATAAGTGGAAAGACAACTTAAATCATCACAACTGGAAATAAATCCGTCTTTACCCTGTGCCAGATTACCGCCTTCCATGACAATATCCGGCTTTACAGGCCATTTTTTATCCCAGACAGCTGAAGTTGTACTATATGGAGATAATTCTCCCTCTTTAGCAATTGGCGTATATTCTTCTAATTCCGGATCCGTTATCCTTACTTTCTCTGTATGGGCTCCAACGGTAATCGCATTCCATGACTGGCCCGGGTCATGGATCGAATCTGTCATATTCGAATCTGGATATTTATATGTAAAGTCTATATTCTGTTCTGTCATAGCATTGCCTGCGCATAATATAATCAGCCTTTTTATATTATCATCTGCTCCTGATGATAGTTTATCTATAGCGCCTGACCATGAGGACGGACGCCCTCTATCGATATTTGATTTATCGGTAACAGCAAGACAGGTTACTCTGTTTCGATTTGGATTATTGATTTCTGCTTTACTTATCGATTGGATTATGATTGCGCCATAGAGATGTTTCGGATTCTTTCCTTTTGGCGGAAGCACTTTTACGCTTTCAATCGAATGATGTATAGTAACAGGAATATTCGTTTGCAAGCATTCCTCGAGACTGCCGTAAATCGAAATTCCGGCCAAAAGAGTTCCATGGCCTGAATCATCATTTTTGCCCCATGTTATATCCCATGAATCCATATCATTCTCATCCAGCAAAGGCTCTATGAGTTTATGTCCCTTATTTATTCCTGAATCCAGAATGCATATGGATGTTTTTGATTTTTCAGCTATCGCTAACCTTTTTAATAAATTCTCCACCCATCCAGCCTGTTCTATGTTTGGAAGTTCCATCCAGAATGCCGCCGTTTCTTTTGCCGCTCTTATTTCTGCAAGATAGGGAAATGATTCAATAATCAGGTTAAGTATCGCGTTATCTGTAAAGGCAATACATACTGTTTTTTCAGGAAATACAATTCTTTCATCCTGGTATTTTATATCATTTGCATCACAAAACATTTTAAATTGATTATATACTTCTTCCCTGTCACTCGAAAGCCATATTTCACACCATTTTTTACTGTCAAAAGGAATAGATGAAATATCTTCGATAGGCTGCCAGAATGATTCGATAACGGCTAATTTGATGTCCTCGATACTTTCAACAAGATTTTTGTTTTTTGGGTTCCCTTTGTTAGTTGTTTTTTCTGCATATTCCTTTACTTTTTTAAGAAAATAACCTCTCATATTTTCAGGTATGAATACTGTCGCTCTTACAGGTTGGTTTTGTTCAATATTCTCTTCTTTTACATTACACAGTTTTATTCCGTATTTTATATTCTCAAGGCTTTTATAAATCAAATCGGCACCAGTAGCACCGAGAACATCGATATAACAGCCGCTCTTTACATCAGGCATTGATATGGCTTTTCTCTGTTCCTTTTTTTTATCGAAATAATTCCAAACTTTATCGAGCTTTTCTTTGATTCTTTGTGCATGTATTATTCTATCTCTAACAGGTATTCTTAATTTTGGTATGACTGTTTTAGGTGAGACATACTCAATCGTTTGTCCTTTATTTGTTAAAAATATATGAGGGTATTTTTCTTTTGCCATTTGACGGTATTAACTCCGTTTCCCGTAAGCATCTTTCCTCTCTTCAATCATAGAGATAAGGTTTTTTTCACTCACATCATTTTTATCGTTTAAAATTGCTTCTTTTATCGCATCGTCACATGCCCCGCATATTTCCGCATGGCTTAATGAACGTGCACTCTGTACCGCTTTTTCAATTTTTTTATTGCTGAGAATAAAATTACCCAACCTGTTCGTAATAAGGTCTTTTATTTCATTGTCACCCGGTAATTCGTAATGAAGGACATCGTCGAATCTTCTGAACAATGCATTATCAAGAATCGTGACATTGTTCGTCGCGGCCACGATGATGCTGTCGGAATTGTCCTGTTCGATAAATTGCAGAAATGAGTTGAGGACACGCCTCATCTCCCCGACATCGTTGTCCCTTCCCCGTTCAGCCCCGATCGCGTCGAATTCATCGAAAATATAGACGCCCTTTCTGTTTTCGATAAATTTGAAAACCTGCCGTAATTTTGCGCTCGTTTCGCCCATGTATTTTGTCACAAGCTTATCCATGAGAATGATAAAAACAGTAAGTTGCAGTTCTCCGGCGATGACCTTTGCGGTCATGGTTTTCCCCGTGCCCGGCGGGCCGCAGAGAAGTATTTTCCTCCTGTGTGAAAGGCCGTGTTTTTTTAGCTTTTCCTGTTTTTTGTATTCGGTCAGCACTCTTTTGATTCTGTTTTTCAGTGCTTCGGTAATGATTAAATCCGGTATGCGAAACTGGGTTGTCCCGGCTATGACCAGATCATTGAGTTCTCCCTGGAACGGGATAACCCTTGCCTTTTCTTCCCGTGACTTGTCGACCAGATTGCGTATTTCAAAAGCGAGATTCGTGTGCCCGACCTTTGCCTCGTGTGCGGCGACCTGCAGGGCAATAGTGTTAAACCGCTCGATATCATGTTCGAAATGAGACTGTATGAGTGATTTCAATTGCTCTGCCGTGGCCATAAGCTTACCCGCTTTCCACTATATTTATAAACCAAAATTGATAAAATAGCTATCACAAAATAGAAAAACCGTGATCGCTTTCAGACTTTTTTATCATACCTCAATCTCCCCCTTCATAAGCCGTGGAAGCAACAGATCGCGTGATTGTTTTAGCAGCTTGTTTTGTTCAGTTAAGTATCTTATCTGTTTATCAATTGGATTTGTTATCTTTTCAAATGCAGAGATAATAGATTCAGTAGGCATAATTATCTCAATGAAATGCATCTGTTCTTTCGTAACTGCTGCGAATATAGCTCCTGTTCCTATAATATTTTCTTTAAAAAAATATGACTGTAATTGATAATATAAAAACGATTGATTATTCTTTTTACTTTTTATCCCTGCCAATCCTCTCCCTAATATTAATTTTGATGGAGCAATATTCAATCTGCCAACAGGTGCTCTTACACTACAAAGTATATCTCCATCATATGTAATTCTATTTCCGGAAGTTGAATATTTTTCATGTTTTACATATCGGTTGCCAAAATTGGTAACTCCCTGGTGGAATGGCAACCCTTTACCTTCTGTATTGTAATACATTGACTTCGGGCTTTGTCCCATTATAATAGAAGCAACCTCCCCCAGCTTCTTCCTCTCCCACATCTCGGGCAGGCCGTCCTTGAACCTCGCCTTCTCGTGTCCCGGAAACCTGAACCGGACAAACCATTCCTTATAGAGCTCCCGTGCCGCTTTTTCCAGAAGTTCGATACGCCGAATGTTGTTCTCGATAAGGTCGTCGTAAGCGGAAAGGATTGAAGCGATTTTTTTCTGGATGGGGAGAGTGGGGAGATTCAATTTTAAATTTTCAAGATTTACTTTAATAATTGTATCGAAAACTGCTCCATGAGTATTTTGTTTAAGTCTATTTGAAGCTGATTTTAAAATATAGTATAAAAAATCTTGGCTGCAATATAAATTATTTTTACTTAATATTGCATAGCAAGATTGATTAAATGCCATTTGTTTTTTACAAACAACAATTTTACCGACGGTACCTCTTGCAGATATTATAATACTCCCTGAAGGCACTATTTTTGTGTTAGAATTGTTAAGTCCAATATCTGTAATAGTTTTTTCAGTTGATATTATATGCTTATTATCTTTAAAATCTGTAACGGAAATCCATGGAATTAAGCCATTCCAATATGCTTTATTTTGTGTTGAAGGTGTTCCTCCAAGAATAATTTCTGCAATATTTCCCAATTCAACTTCTTCCCAATTCACATCTAAAATTCCTTACTTTTCCTTTTGTTAATTCAATAAAACAGCTTGCCTTTTTTAAAAACAAGCCATATAACTATACCAACAAGTCCCGGGAGAGCGAAAGCAGGCCGCGTGCCTTGAGTGACCGTGTGTTACATAGCCTCTGAGGGGACTTTTTTTTTGCTTTCATAATACTTCCCAATACCCCCCCTTATCCGGTCCGATTCTTTTAAGAAGCCCTTTTTCCTGCAATTTCTTTACGTTTCTTTCAATAGAACGGGTGGTTACGCCGATTCTCGATGATAATTCTTCTATTGTTAATGATGGTGTCTCTTTTAACAGAATAATTATTTTCTCCGACGTTTTCTCCGACGTTTTCTCCGACATATCGGAAAAAAAATCATCCTTGAACGTAATATAAAATGAATGCGGGCTTTGATCAAAAACCGGTTCCGGTAATCCTTCTTCTTTCATCGCGTCCCTCATCCGCTTTATCCCCGTTCCCATTTTCTCCACATAAATGGTTCTGGCCAAAAGCGATGCGATAATCGGATTTCTGGATTTGCTCACTTTACCGAACTCTTCCGGCGACATCCATTTAAACTCAAGTTCTTCCTTTGTCATGGCTAAATCCCCAGCTCCTCGAAGTTGCTCCGGATTATCTCCGCTAATGTTACCGCATCGTCGTTCAATTGTTCCAGTTCCCGGTGAATCTCCTGTATGGTCTCGTGGAAGTCAAAGTCCTCGTCCTCTTCTTCGGGCGCCACCCCCACATAACGCCCCGGCGTCAGGCTGTAATCGTTTTCCGCTATTTCCTTTGTATCCACAAGCTTCACAAGCCCCGGAACATCGGCAAGCGATGCGTCCGGAAAACGCTTTATATGCCAGCCGGTCTGCTTGTGGAAATACAGGGTCTGCTTGATCGCGTCGAGCGCCTTCCCGTGTGCTTCTTCGAGTTCCGCCTTCCGCTTTTTACTGTTGCGGGTTTGATCGGGTCCTTCGATCGCAGCCTTGAATGATACTTCGAGCAGTTTCCTCGCTTCGGCAAGCCTTTCGGTAACCGGCAAAAAACCGGTATAAGCCTTTTTCTGTTCTTCATGTGTTGTGAGCTTCCCCGCTTTTTTAATAAAAGCCCTTATATCATTCGCGCATCCATCCGTTTCTTTTTTCAGCCGCTGTACCGTTTCATTTTCTTTTTCCCGGATGATATCGTGATATTGTTTAATAGCTGTTTCTGTTTCTTGTGCGTGTGACGTCATGCTGTTAAAGTATGCTTCGATAAGCGAAAGGTATTTTTTTGTGTCGCCCCTGTACAGCCATACGATGGATGTTATGTTGTTGAGCTGTTCGGGTGAAAAGTCGTAGACCCTCCGGCTTACCATCCGGTATGTGTTTCGTGCGTCGATCATGAGCACGCTGTCCCTCCGTGCTTCCGGCTTGTCATTGTTCAGAAACCAGAGTTCGCAGGGAACGGAAAGGGTATAGAAGAAATTTGACCGTATGGCGATCATCGCGTCGACCGCGCCGGTCTCGATCAGTTTTCTTCGTACTTCCCGTTCGCCGCCGCCCGCGCTCGATGCCTGGCTCGACATGACGAATCCGGCGCGGCCCGTTTCGTTCATGTAACTGTAAAAGTATGAAATCCAGAGGTAGTTGCCGTTCGACACCTGCTTTTTCTTGTTCACCCCCGGAAGCCCGAACGGCAGCCTGGGGTCCGCTTTCACCTTTTCCGCGTCAACCCCGTCGACATTGAACGGCGGGTTCGCCATGACGAAATCGGCCTTTTTTAACAGGTTGTGTTCGTCCTGATAAAAGGTATTTGCCTCGGCGATCTTCCCTTCCAGCCCGTGCACGGCGAGATTCATCCGCGCCAGGCGTATCGTTGTCGCGGTCTTTTCCTGCCCGTAAAAGGTGAGGACCCGCTGCGGGTTCTTTCCCCGTACGTGCATAAAATGGCCGGTCTGCACGAACATTCCCCCGGAACCGCATGCGGGATCGAAGACGATGCCGTGGTTCGGTTCGATGACATTGACGATCGTCTGTACCAGTGAAACGGGAGTAAAAAACTCGCCTTTCTCTCCTGCCCCCGCCATGGCGAAGTTCATGAGAAAATATTCATAGATTCGCCCGAACACATCGCCGGACGCCTTCCGTAGCGCTTCATCGTTGAATATCTTTAAAAGGCGGTTTAATAAATCGTTGTCGAATATCTGGTAGTCTTTCGGCAGGATGCCCATGAGCTGTTCGTCCACCGCTTCGATCGCTTCCATTGCCTCATTGACGGCCGCAGAAGGATCATCACCCTGCGGAAGATTGAGAAGGTAGTCGTAACGTGATTTTTCGGGAAGATAGAGGGCCGCCTTTCCTTTATAATCTTCCTTTGTAATAGCCCTCGTCTTGCCTCCCCGTGACGGGAGGTTCTTCTTTATTTCTTCCTGCGCCGTCAGGAAACGGTTGTACGCGTACCGGAGGAAGATAAGCCCCAGGACGGGCATGGAATATTCCGTCTGTGTGAGTTTGGAATTGGCGCGAAGCTGGTCCGCCGCCTCCCACAGCCGTTTTTCAAGTTTCGTAATATCCTGCATTGTCTTTTGCTAAAAATCCTCTTGATAAATTTTCTTTTATAATAGTCTTTAAATCGGGTAATTGGCAAGTATATTTTGAAAAAAAAAGGCTGCATGGATAGATAAGATAATAATGTAATGGAGTTTAATTTCTATTTTATTCTACTTCTGTCTTAACGTATACGTATCGCATGAACGGCATCATCGTGTGTATTTTTTGCGCTTCATCCGCGCCATCCGTTCTTTACCGCGAAATCCGTAGTAAATCTCTTATTCCATAATCACAAGCCGAAGCCGTCTTCCCTTTCATTCATGCAATATCCGCAAGCCGTTTCTCCCGTTCCCCGATGAGCCCGTCGATTTCCGCGATAACATCGGGGGTGAGTTCCAGCTCAGCCGCCTTCACCGTCTCTTCGATCTGGGAGACACGGCGCGCTCCCACGATCGCCGCCGTCACTTCCGGGCGCCTTCTCACCCACGCGATGGCGAGGCGGGGGAGGGTGGTCCCGAGTTTTTCGGCGACGGCCTTGAGGTTGTCGATAAAGGCCATGTTGACGGACAGTTCAGGTTCCCGGAAATGGGGGTCGTTCCGCCGGTGGTCGTCCGGCTTGATGTTCGAGACCCATTCGCGGTCGATCTTTCCGGTCAGCAGTCCCTTGTACATCGGGCTGTAGCAGACGATCCCGATATTCTTTTTACCGCAGTACGGTATGATTTCCTCTTCGATGCCCCGCCGTATCATGCTGTAGGGCGGCTGGAGCGAGACGGGGGGGCGGATCGGCGTGATGCGTTCGAGCTGACCCACATTGAAGTTGGACACGCCCCCGCAGCGTATTTTCCCTTCCTTTATCAATGCCGATACTGCCTCCCAGCCTTCCTCGATGTCTTCCTCCGGGTCGGGCCAGTGTATCTGGTAGAGGTCGATCGTCTCGATGCCGAGCCGTTTCAGGCTGTCCTCCGCTTCCTTTTTGACGCTCTCCTTTTTCAGATTGCCGGCCACCCTGCCGTTTTTGTCTTCGATCCTTCCGCACTTTGTCGCGATCAACGGCCGCCCGCTCATGCCCTTTATCGCTTTTCCGACCACTTCCTCCGAGCGGCCTATCCCGTAGACCGCGGCGGTGTCGATCCAGTTGATGCCGAGGTCGAGCGCCCGGTGAATCGTTCGTATCGATTCATCGTCGTCCTGGGGCCCCCACCCGAACTGCCATGCCCCTCCCCCGATCGCCCAGGTCCCGAGCCCGATCACGGTAATGTCGAGGTCGGATGTTCCAAGTCGTTTTGTTTTCATAATCATCTCCGTTTATAATGGTTTTGATGGAATTGCCGTTTCGGTATACAAATCTCATGTCGATACTATCGTAACAGATATGATCGCCGGTTTCAACATTATGACCGCTTCAATGTGAAAAAGCGGGCAATTATCCGCATTAATTCGCTTTTCTCAAGTTAACTCGGCGGGCGCTTTCACGCCTTCGTTTTCTTTTATCGAATAACGAAGCGTGCACGGTATACCCTCCCGGGCCGCGATGTCCCGCATCGCCTGCATGAGCGGCGGCGGGGTTGGTGGTTTTTCCGCGAAGGACGGATCGAGGGTGTGTCCGGGCCGGAATTGCGCGAGGACATAGCGGTCCGTTCCCCTGATGAGCCCGCATATTTCCGCGATGTCGTCCTCCATTACGATGCCCGGGGCGACGGTTGTCCGGAATTCGTGGGGGACGCCGGAGTTCAGGATGATACCGATAGATTCCTTCACCCTTTCTCCGTAATCGGTCTGTTCAACGGCTGAAAGGAGGCGGTACCGGCCGGGCGAGGTCTTTATATCCATGGCGACATAATCGAACCGTATGGATTCGAGCCGTTCGGGAAGCGTCCCGTTGGTATCGATCTTGACTTTGAGGCCGAGTGAATGAATACAGTCTATAAGCTTTTCCAGGTGAGGGGAAAGGAGGGGTTCACCACCGCTTAAACAGACCCCCCCCAACACCCTGCACCTCTTATCAAGAAAGGAGGCGATATCTTCCCACCCGACCATACCGGATATTCCGGCGGGACGATACCCCGCGACAAGCCCGGGATTGTGGCAGTAAGGGCATCTGAGGTTGCATCCGGGCATGAAAATAGTGGCCGCGATTTCTCCCGGGAAATCGATGAGTGTCGTTTTCTGAATACCGAATCTCATCATTGGCTCAGCCGGTGCCCTTTTCACGACTGTCCGCGGCCTACAGACAGGCGACGTGTTCGGAGACCGAAGCTGTCTTTGCCAATTTTACCGCCTTTGCGGAATTTGCCGCAGGGGCCTTTCCGGCGTCCGCGGGAAGTGAAAAGGGTTGGCGGTAGTTGTATTCTTCCCGTTTTCCCTTGTTCCAGTTCTTTATCGACCGGTAGTAGCCGACAATCCGTGTATATACTTCAGTTTCCCTGCCCTTGACCTCGGAAAGCCTGTCGCGGAGCATTGAAATTTCATTATTCAAATCTTCTATTGTTCTCATCTCCTTTATCTCCTTATCTAGTTTTTTCGATGTAATTTATCCTTCTTTTTTTCGAGCTCACGAATCTTTTTAAGGATAACCGCTCTCTCCTCTTCTTTGCAGAGGGGACAGTTGAAATGTTCTCCGGAAAGATATCCGTGTACCGGACAAACGGAAAATGTCGGCGTAATGGTAAAGTAGGGAATCCGGTACTGGGAGGCGAGCGTTTTAACGAGATTTCTGCACGTTTTCCAGTCATCGATCGCCTCCCCGATGAGGGCGTGAAAGACCGTGCCGCCCGTGTACTTGATCTGGAGTTCTTCCTGCAGATCGAGCGCCTCAAAGACATCGTTCGTGAAACCGACGGGAAGCTGGGTCGAGTTGGTGTAATAGGGGACGTCTTCGCCTCCTGAAATGATATCGGGAAAATGCTCGCGGTCGTGTTTTGCCAGACGGTAGCTCGTGCTTTCGGCCGGTGTCGCCTCCAGATTGAAAAGGTCGCCGGTCGCTTCCTGGTAATCGGCGAGGCGTTTACGCATGTAATCGAGTACTTCGAGGGCGAATGACCTCCCTTCTTCCGTGCTGATGTCCCTTCCCGTGAAATTGAGCAGGCACTCGTTCATGCCCGTGATACCGATGGTGGAAAAGTGATTTCCGAGATGCTTCAGGTACCTGCGGGTGTAGGGGAACAGGCCGTTGTCCATGAGCCGGTTGATCACTTTCCGTTTGATGAGAAGGGATTTAGCCGCGAGGTCCATGAAGTGATCGAGCCGCTCGAAGAAATCCCTCCGCCCTTTCGAAAGATAACCGATTCTCGGAAGATTGATGGTCACCACACCTATCGATCCGGTAAACTCGTCGGCGCCGAACAGCCCGCCGCCCCGTTTTCTGAGTTCCCGCTTGTCGAGCTGAAGTCGGCAGCACATCGAACGCACGTCCCCCGGTTTGAGGTCGCTGTTGATGAAATTCTGGAAATAGGGCGTACCGTATTTCGCCGTCATTTCAAAGAGAAGCCGCGTGTTGTCCGATTCCCAGTCGAAGTCATGCGTGATGTTGTACGTCGGGATGGGATACTGGAATCCCCTCCCGTTCGCGTCGCCGGCGAGAAGAAGTTCGATGAAGGCCTTGTTGATCATGTCCATTTCCGGCTGGCAATCCCCGAACGTGAAATCCTGTTCCTCGCCGCCGATAATCGCGGGGATGTATTTGAGATCTTCGGGAACGGTCCAGTCCAATGTGATGTTCGTGAACGGTGCCTGGCTTCCCCAGCGCGAGGGGGTATTGACGCCGAAAATGAAACTCTGAATCGACTGCATCACTTCTTTAAAGGAAAGGTGGTCCTTCCTGACAAAGGGGGCCAGATAGGTGTCGAAACTCGAAAGGGCCTGTGCCCCCGCCCATTCGTTCTGCATGATACCGAGAAAATTCACCACCTGGGATATAAGTGTAGAGAGGTGGCGCGAAGGCCGCGATGTTATTTTATCCGGTACCCCGCCAAGTCCTTCCTGAATCAGCTGGC
This genomic window contains:
- a CDS encoding ribonucleoside triphosphate reductase, whose amino-acid sequence is MISQDWKEFLEMRKPDDGQQQIIKKVIKRDGRIESYDRNKIAQAIGKAIGAVRDGENSELVEHCTLQVENVLKELMSNRHSNSAPAIEEIQDIVENVLMEEKLFDIAKAYIIYRARHEVIRDTKKLMLDINNTMDGYLCQSDWRVKENANVNFSLGGLILHNSGTITANYWLKNIYPEEIADAHRNADFHIHDLSMFCGYCAGWSLRQLIQEGLGGVPDKITSRPSRHLSTLISQVVNFLGIMQNEWAGAQALSSFDTYLAPFVRKDHLSFKEVMQSIQSFIFGVNTPSRWGSQAPFTNITLDWTVPEDLKYIPAIIGGEEQDFTFGDCQPEMDMINKAFIELLLAGDANGRGFQYPIPTYNITHDFDWESDNTRLLFEMTAKYGTPYFQNFINSDLKPGDVRSMCCRLQLDKRELRKRGGGLFGADEFTGSIGVVTINLPRIGYLSKGRRDFFERLDHFMDLAAKSLLIKRKVINRLMDNGLFPYTRRYLKHLGNHFSTIGITGMNECLLNFTGRDISTEEGRSFALEVLDYMRKRLADYQEATGDLFNLEATPAESTSYRLAKHDREHFPDIISGGEDVPYYTNSTQLPVGFTNDVFEALDLQEELQIKYTGGTVFHALIGEAIDDWKTCRNLVKTLASQYRIPYFTITPTFSVCPVHGYLSGEHFNCPLCKEEERAVILKKIRELEKKKDKLHRKN